The Tenebrio molitor chromosome 5, icTenMoli1.1, whole genome shotgun sequence genome has a segment encoding these proteins:
- the LOC138132304 gene encoding kelch-like protein 40, protein MTEQNEGTSFSSKELKSHLTSSDCAFIIDGEEIRAHKLKLTCCSPVFEKMFYGKLASNRVIITDISLENFSQMLEFIYTNNVRIESVLHAWSLFYIAHKYLLNDFAITCANYIEQNLTINNLVLSYEFAEMYEIVDLQRICLSDIVDYIRGIFLKKCDYHMKPSSLLTILQQKSLNISNDDLVKGILNWAVIECDIKSISLSPENILNLLKFQKILHYLINIDFNVDPNSDNLIRDSSQLIKKLKNPNNPYTSYHKKHWCIFCEYRESYKIASRVELRERDVLISNISVNRNTLLYGLVVVTEDKQIGNKANEHNGVIHVQISEIDNPEVTVETIFCKSFSYETQVYVPLSDVVYLECDKIYSIKIGYKNLDNFNRLGIRKSSVLCNYMSCKLVDERRKTVFSFDELDGSVITGIAYYPA, encoded by the coding sequence atGACTGAGCAGAATGAAGGTACTTCTTTTTCAAGCAAAGAACTGAAATCGCACCTTACTTCAAGTGACTGTGCTTTTATTATTGATGGTGAAGAAATTAGAGCacacaaattaaaactaacttGCTGCAGTCCTgtctttgaaaaaatgttctaTGGAAAGCTGGCTTCCAATCGGGTTATCATTACAGATATCAGTTTGGAAAATTTCAGTCAGATGcttgaatttatttacaccAATAATGTGAGAATTGAATCAGTATTACATGCTTGGTCATTGTTCTATATCgctcataaatatttattgaatgATTTTGCCATCACTTGTGCTAACTACATTGAACAAAATCTTACTATCAACAATCTTGTGCTAAGTTATGAATTTGCTGagatgtatgaaattgtcgaTCTTCAGAGAATATGTTTGAGTGATATTGTTGATTATATTAGGggaatttttctaaaaaaatgtgattaTCATATGAAACCATCAAGCCTCTTGACAAtcttacaacaaaaaagtttaaacaTCAGCAATGATGACTTAGTTAAGGGAATTTTAAATTGGGCTGTAATAGAATGTGATATTAAAAGTATTAGTTTATCTCCTGAAAATATTCTCAATCTcttaaaattccaaaaaattcttcactATTTAATTAACATAGATTTTAATGTTGATCCCAATTcagataatttaattcgagACAGTTCtcagttaataaaaaaattaaaaaatccaaataaTCCATATACCAGTTACCATAAAAAACACTGgtgtattttttgtgaatatAGGGAAAGCTATAAAATTGCTAGTAGAGTCGAATTGAGGGAAAGAGACGtgttaatttcaaatatttctgTTAATCGAAATACTCTTCTTTATGGGCTAGTTGTGGTGACTGAAGATAAACAAATTGGTAATAAAGCAAACGAACATAATGGTGTAATTCATGTACAAATAAGTGAAATTGATAATCCAGAAGTAACTGTTGAAACTATCTTTTGTAAATCCTTTTCTTATGAAACACAGGTGTATGTTCCTCTGTCAGATGTAGTTTATTTAGAATGTGATAAAATATATTCAATTAAGATTGGATACAAGAATTTGGATAACTTTAATAGGCTAGGAattagaaaaagttctgttttatgtaattatatGAGTTGCAAATTGGTGGATGAACGTAGAAAAACCGTCTTTTCATTTGATGAATTGGACGGAAGTGTCATAACAGGAATCGCTTATTATCCTGCGTAA
- the LOC138132305 gene encoding uncharacterized protein, with protein sequence MFRELTLLVVGAVMVMAQRRLALPDPRSCASRVRHATYRDARGVTHSYFFSWEHSPTRSLEVDWLDARNICRRHCMDAVSLETPQENEFVKQRIARGNVRYIWTSGRKCNFAGCDRPDLQPPNINGWFWSGSGAKIGPTTQRNSGDWSATGGYGQAQPDNREAAQGNDESCLSILNNFYNDGIKWHDVACHHLKPFVCEDSEELLNFVASRNPGIRL encoded by the exons ATGTTTCGAGAACTGACGCTCCTTGTGGTAGGAGCCGTAATGGTAATGGCCCAAAGAAGATTGGCTCTTCCAGATCCTAGAAGCTGTGCCAGTA gAGTACGTCACGCTACCTACAGAGATGCCCGTGGTGTTACACATTCTTACTTCTTCAGTTGGGAACACTCTCCAACGAGAAGTCTTGAAGTTGATTGGTTAGATGCCCGAAATATCTGCAGAAGACATTGTATGGACGCCGTTTCTCTTGAAACCCCACAAGAAAATGAATTTGTCAAACAGAGAATAGCCAGAGGCAATGTCCGTTACATTTGGACTTCCGGCAGAAAATGCAACTTTGCCGGATGCGACAGACCCGACTTACAGCCTCCAAATATTAACGGATGGTTCTGGTCCGGATCTGGAGCTAAAATTGGACCCACCACACAAAGAAACTCCGGAGACTGGAGCGCCACCGGTGGCTACGGACAAGCTCAACCTGATAACCGTGAAGCTGCGCAG GGTAACGACGAATCTTGTTTATCCATTTTGAACAACTTCTACAATGATGGTATCAAATGGCACGATGTGGCCTGCCATCACCTTAAACCATTTGTCTGTGAAGACAGTGAGGAATTACTTAACTTTGTTGCTTCCAGAAATCCCGGAATCCgtctttaa